A genomic window from Arthrobacter sp. FW305-BF8 includes:
- a CDS encoding YciI family protein — protein sequence MLFICTDPTAPKYVADEDNIEEWGAEMESRGVALHGDRLRPVEDATTVTVRGGEVVVSDGPFAETQGWIAGYDIIKCTDLDEAIEVASKHPMAKFGKIEIRPVRPLGE from the coding sequence ATGCTTTTCATCTGTACTGATCCCACAGCGCCGAAGTATGTGGCCGATGAGGACAACATTGAAGAATGGGGTGCCGAGATGGAATCCCGGGGTGTGGCCCTGCACGGGGACAGGCTGCGTCCTGTAGAGGATGCGACCACTGTGACGGTTCGCGGGGGAGAAGTGGTGGTTTCGGACGGACCGTTTGCGGAGACGCAGGGCTGGATCGCGGGCTACGACATCATCAAATGCACCGACCTCGACGAGGCGATCGAAGTGGCATCCAAGCACCCCATGGCGAAATTCGGAAAGATCGAGATCAGGCCGGTGCGGCCGCTCGGCGAGTAA